Genomic segment of Methanobacteriaceae archaeon:
CCCATATGAGGTTGAAATATTCAAAAGAAATTTTCCTGACTTTAAGGTAATAGCTGTACATTCTAAACCTGAAACACGCTTTTTAAGGCTTAAAAAAAGAATGAGATCCGATGATTCAGCCGAAATTAAGGAATCTGTAAAAAGAGACCAGCGCGAACTAAAATTCGGGATAGGGGATGTAATCGCCAATGCAGATTTTATGGTGGTTAACGAAAGCAGTATAAATAAATTTAAAGATATAATACGGAGCATTATAAAAAATGAACTGTAAAATGGAAGCAAAAGCAACTGTGAATCCCACAGAAGATATGGACAAAATCATTGAAGCACTTTCCAATATTTTTGACTATGATGACCTGATAATAGGAGAAGATGTTGTTATAGTAACTGGGACAACTTCCAGTTTATTTCCTTTAAAGGAATCCCTTGAAAAACAACGAATAAGAGATACGGCTTTAAAAATAATGCTAAGAGGATTAGATAAAGAGAATAAAAAAGTCAGATTAAAATTAAATAAACAGGCAGCCTTTGCCAGTAAAATTAACCTGGTTGATGAGAACTTATCTTCCCTAGGAGAGATAGAACTAATCATTGAAACTAATACACCAGAAAAATTGATTAATTGGTTATGTGACCATTAACATTTAAAAAAGTCACTGAAAATAATTATATCACTCTTTGAATAATGTTGTACATATCTAAACGAAGTAAAAATGATAGTTTTAATTTTATACAGATTTTTGGCAAGAAATTCTTTGCTTTAATCTTTATCTTTATATTTAATCTTCTGAAATTTTATCTTCTAAAATTGCATCTTCAATAAGTAGATATCCACTATCTTTATTCCAAACCTTTGTGGATTTCAAAATACCAAGTTTCTTTTTTAATATAGGGCCATTGATGACCAGGGTTTCTGCTTCGCCCCCTTCGAATGCCAGGTGCAATCCATGCTTTTTATGGAGTTTTTTTAGCTCGTCTAATAAATCTTCATCTATTACTTTACCCAGCCAGGATTCATCAAGACCCTCTGCAGCCACACTAGTTATCACCACTTCAAATCCCAGTTTTAAAACTTCTCTCATGTAATCTTCAGGATCCTGGTGCCACAGTGGTGCATGAGACTCTAATCCAATCTCCTGACAGATCTTATCAATACGGGATTTTTGATACTTAGAAGCGATTGCCCCGGTAAATATGGCATCCACTCCTATTATTTTAAGTTCAAAAAGGGCATTTTTCAGATCTTCCAACTCGTCTTCTTTTTCACCAGGTGTCTCTTGTTCTATAATAGGTATTTCCATTGCCTCAGACAGTAACTGGGTAAGGTGGATGTTGGGAACATGGAACATGTAGGAGTTGGGGTTTGCTGAGTGCATAGAAAGCAGATATTCCACTTGCCATCCATCTTCCATAGCCTTATAAGCAGCCATTGTGCTATCTTTACCACCAGAAAAAAGTACTGCTGCTTTCATGATCATCATCTGTAAGTCTTAATTAAAGTATCCTTTATCTGATCAATCTTCTTTTTTACGCAACAAATCTTTGATGCCTTTCAATCCTCGTAAGATACTGTCTATAAACATCCCCACCAAGCCAACAATAATTCCAAGGAATCCACAGAACAAGATCACATTATTTTTAGAGGGAAGAATATTTTTTAGACTTTGAATTTCTTTCTCCACCGGGCCACTAATTTCAGTTACCACCACTTCGCCCTGAGGGAGTTGTTTTACAACCTCATCCACCTTGGAAGCATCAACAACTACTTTAACCTGAACAATGCTGAACTTAATATCGATACCACTAACCAGCACCAGCCAGCTTTTGAGTTTCTTGATCACCTCCGTGGGATTACTTCCAGGTTTGATCTGAACCATCATAGTATCAGATGATACCACCTTTCCAGATGTGATATTGCTATTAGCAGTAGTTATCCGCGACTCGATACTACTCTTCCAAGCATTGCTAATAGTTGTAGTTTTAACTGTTATTTCCCCACTTTCAACACTTAAAACACCGGGGATTTTTTTTACTTCTTCAATGGCCTGGTTGACATTACTATCTGTGGAAATGTTGATAGTTATTACTTCCTGCTCTTCACTGGTAGACATATAAAGGGCACGGGCCATATCAGGCAGATCATCGTAGACTGGGGCTATGAAGAATGCTCCGCCAATTACTCCCACAATAAAACCCATGGCAATAACAAATAAAAAGTTTTTTTTACCTATGAATGGTGTGAGGAGTGCTGTTGAGAAGACAAATGCAAGAAGAAGGATGAATAGTACAATCATTACGATAACAAATAGTGTTTCCATGGTTTCATCCTCTGCTTTCCAGTAATCTCACTACTTAATATGAATATAGTTGCTAACAACAAATTTCTAATTTCATAATCAATTAAAAATAGTAAATTTTTCCAATAGTTAGATTATACATCATTTTAAGAATTCTTCTATTTCAATAGTTTTAGTATTTAATTATTTTTTATTCATTTTATATTTATTGATAAAACGTTGAAGTGGGCCATAGTACCCATAATTTAACAAATATTCTTTTTAAATATTGATTACTTTACCCGAGTTTACATCAACATAGACAGTTTTAGTTTGGGAATTTTTAGAGAGGGGTACAATCCAAACAACTACAGTTGTTTGGTTAACCACAACCGTTCCTTGCAAAGGATCTCCAGCCTTGTATCCACTATTACCCTGTAAAGCAATTTTTTTGGCCTGTTCTTCACTTATAACAAACGACATGTTTCCGGAACTGTTTGAAGTATTAGTGCTTACATTTGTTGGAGGACTTGGTGTGTTTGTGGGAATATTTGATGGTTGAGGTGTAATAGCACCATTATCTCCTGTTAGATTAGTTTTAGGCTGGAAAGGATTGAAGGCATAGACCAAAATTATTAAAACCACAACCCCCAAGACTATAAGTGCTTTTTTTTCCCATCCGTCATTCCAAAAATCCAGTATATAATTTCTTAAATCTCTTAAATCCATTGATAAACCTACCCAAGTAGTTCAGTTATAATTCAATTATAATAATAGTATTATTTATGTTAGAGATTTTATAATTTTTACCACTGTTTAGGGTGTAATTGTTTACAAATTGTTTTGGTATGAGTGGTATGGTAACATTTTTATCACCGCGCATGATAGTTAATGTACTTGAATTACCCGAACTTGAAATAAGAGCTCCAAATGCTGGTTCAGAATCCAGGCGAATGACAACAGAATAACCATTTCCATTTGTATAAACTGTGTTCAATGCCTCAGCTATTCCTTCACCAGTCATCCTAGATTCTCCAAGACTTCCTATCTGCTCTTGATTTACCATATTGCTTACCAGACTTAACATAGCGGCAATAATAACTAAAGCAATTAATGTTACGAAAAGTAATTCAGCAGTGGCCATACCTTTATCATCCAGTCTCATGTTAATCCTAATTTTTTTTTTATTATTAATTTAAAAATTTTCTTTCATTTTAAATCGCTTCTTAAATCTATTTAATAAAATCTGTTAACATAAAAGAATTCCAATACTAGTAGCTCGACTTTAAATTAAAGAAATTCAAGTAGTAATTTGAAATGTAAAATATGTAACCAGAGGGATCTGTGAAAGCATCTCCACCTATCTTTATTGTGGTTACACTGGGACTGGGTGTAGGATAAGTGAAATATTCGTGATCGAGGTGTGAAACAGCACTGGTATTATGATAGTTATATAATGGATCTCCCACAATAAAAGTGCTTAATTTAGCTTCATTAGGTCCAGTTGAGGTGTTATTAGTTCTGTTTTCGAGCCTGTCAAAGTAAGTGAGTCCATGCGGATCTGGGAAATAATATGGGCGAAGACCAATATCACTGGGGTTGTCTGTTCCGTTTAGACAATACCATAAGAAATCGATCTTTTTATTAGGCTTATCTACAACACGATCAAAGTTATATGGATATAAAGCACCTTCATCATATTCAGGATAGCTGAAGAATAGATTACTGGTAAGAAGTTGAGAGTTTAACCATATGTATGGATCTTCTAATCCCTGGATACTAACAGGAACTTTAAAAGTGGGAGTGACACCTTCATAGGTCTGGTCTTTTTGGGTGACTCTTATGGGTAGGCCTCCCTTTACAGTAATATAAAACCCGTAAGGGTTCTCCTGAGTTATAGTTATATCATCATAGTAGAGAAGTTGTTCTGTGTAGTTATTAACAGACTCATTGTTTAAATATATCTCTCTTCCAGTTTGCGTCTCTAGGTCTTTGCAACTCTGAATAATATAATCGTTCATCGTATCAAGTACTCTAGTGTGTATGTATTCTTTACTGGCCGTTTCATTGTAACTATTGATGTATGTGTTACTAAAGAATTTTTTATCATCAATGACTTTCCGGGTGGCACTGAAAGCTGCACTTCTGCCCGCATCCCGGGTTCCTTTTTCCATTGCACTGAACACATTCAAAGCAGTAGTACTGGTTACATCTCCACCAATAGCTAGACTGGAAACCATGTTTAACTCATTTAAAATACCAGAATATGCTAGAGCAACGATAATAATTGGAATTATTAGCAGCAATGTTGTTGGTGTGAATACATAACCTTTTTCATCCATATTGGTCACCTAATAAGCCTAATAAGTCCATAAATCTAACCTCACAGGTATGGAGTTGGGTAAATCACCTGTATACATGGATTCGTTGAAAACCAAACTCTGGTCAATCCTTTCAAATCCGTACTGCTTTAATCTGTCCATGAGCGCCTGATAGGCTTCATCAATTGCTTGTTGAGCAGTTGGGGCATAGGAAGTACTCCAAACAGCATGTTCAAGTGCAGGGTATATTACTGCAACACGGGTACCAGAGAATATCTCAGCATAAGGGTCACCAGATTCCCAACCCGCTCCAGAAGTTACCCTAACCCTAATAGTGTAATTATTAGGAATATAGGTATGATTAGCGGCAGTTCCGTTGGTCATTTTTTTGGGACCCACAGCATCAAGTTCACCTAAATTCAGTATATATGGTGGAGGTCCATCGTATAGCTGTTCACCAGACGTGTAGGTTACCCTAACGTTCTTAGTGTCTAATCCACCTGAAAAGAATAAATAAGCTTCTTTGGTTTCGTTGGAACGGATTTCATAGGTAATATCCTTGGATATCTGAGTGGTACTGGACTGATCACTGACCGTTGCATACTCATCCCACCAAATGGGGAGTTTGCTGGAGCTGACCACAGCATAGCAGTTGGTAAGTCCCACCAAATCAAAGTCATTACCAGGGACTCGATCCCAGATGGTAATACGGACTTTATTAACATATCCCCTATCCATATAATCTTTTAAGTTGATAACTCCTGGAAGATTACCATATCCAGTGTCAGTACCGGACTGAGTGTTAATATCAGAACGGAAAACTCTACTCCAGTAACCAGGATTACCTCCTATTGGTGGATGGTAAACTTCCACCATAGCTGCATCAACAGCTCCATAAGGATTTATAACCACATAAGCATCTTTTATGGTACCAGCATCTGTATTATCTATCTCTTTTTCTATGGCAATAGCAGATGCATAACTGCTTCCAGGAACACTTGTTAATACAAATGGATAAGTATTCACCACATTGGTAGGGTGATTGTTAATATAATCATTAAAAGTATACCTCAGGTTTGGTTGATTGGTAAATGTTGATGTTCCTCCTGTTTGTAAGTTGTAAATCATACCACTTACCCTGTTTGTTTGAGTGCCGGGGTAGGCTAGTCCTGCAAAATCTGTGAACTGGTAATTTTTAGTAACCACACCTTGGGGCACTACCATACCCACCGTGTAATTAGCAATTAATGAAAACCATGCCATGTCATCGTATGAATTCACGTCACCATACTGAACATGAAGGTTATTTGTAGTACCAGGAGTTAGATGTGCTGGATTGATTAAGGTTCGATTGTTATAGAACCGATATGTATTATATGTGTAGAGATACTGGAAACTATTCCGTGGAACAGCATAATTTTGGTTAT
This window contains:
- a CDS encoding PepSY domain-containing protein, which translates into the protein MDLRDLRNYILDFWNDGWEKKALIVLGVVVLIILVYAFNPFQPKTNLTGDNGAITPQPSNIPTNTPSPPTNVSTNTSNSSGNMSFVISEEQAKKIALQGNSGYKAGDPLQGTVVVNQTTVVVWIVPLSKNSQTKTVYVDVNSGKVINI
- a CDS encoding TIGR00289 family protein — its product is MKAAVLFSGGKDSTMAAYKAMEDGWQVEYLLSMHSANPNSYMFHVPNIHLTQLLSEAMEIPIIEQETPGEKEDELEDLKNALFELKIIGVDAIFTGAIASKYQKSRIDKICQEIGLESHAPLWHQDPEDYMREVLKLGFEVVITSVAAEGLDESWLGKVIDEDLLDELKKLHKKHGLHLAFEGGEAETLVINGPILKKKLGILKSTKVWNKDSGYLLIEDAILEDKISED